One Streptomyces fagopyri DNA window includes the following coding sequences:
- a CDS encoding sugar transferase codes for MRQGGLVSPFPSARERLTNGTISQPAIEWEMRYRRAVIISDTVATALVVAGIGNFFGARDAANWHEKWGILAFGTELLVLGALAVGRSWAPAVLGQGAEEFRRLGRSLFAATVVLALGGIALTSRNIKLWIFVAIPAIALITMPARYLLRLWLHKQRKEGRCLRPVLAAGSLATVRDLITRTRKFPHLGWRVDAVCTTDGLGAEGDQLDGVRVVGRLADVASHVRRDGYRVVAVTPDPHWSPDRLQRLAWNLEGSDAEMIVAPVLMEVAGPRLHVDAVLGIPLLRVSMPTFTGGRRAVKGVVDRMGAVILLLLFAPLMTIVALLVLMDSRGGAFYRQRRVGKNGREFTILKFRTMVAGADGARAELADRNEGAGLLFKLRRDPRVTRLGAVLRRYSIDELPQLFNVLTGSMSLVGPRPPLPEESAAYGPDIRRRLLVKPGLTGLWQISGRSDLSWDEAVRLDLRYVEDWSLALDTVILWKTLRAVLYAQGAY; via the coding sequence GTGCGGCAAGGGGGACTAGTCAGCCCGTTTCCGTCGGCGCGCGAGCGTCTGACGAACGGGACAATCAGCCAGCCCGCGATCGAGTGGGAGATGCGGTACCGCCGTGCCGTGATCATCAGCGACACCGTGGCCACCGCGCTCGTGGTGGCGGGGATCGGCAACTTCTTCGGGGCCCGGGACGCGGCCAACTGGCATGAGAAGTGGGGAATTCTCGCGTTCGGCACCGAGCTGCTGGTGCTGGGGGCGCTCGCGGTGGGCCGGTCGTGGGCTCCGGCCGTGCTGGGCCAGGGTGCCGAGGAGTTCCGTCGGCTCGGACGCTCGCTGTTCGCGGCGACCGTCGTGCTGGCGCTCGGCGGAATCGCCCTCACTTCACGCAACATCAAGCTCTGGATCTTCGTCGCGATCCCCGCGATCGCGCTCATCACCATGCCGGCGCGGTATCTGCTGCGCCTGTGGCTGCACAAACAGCGGAAAGAAGGACGGTGCCTGAGACCGGTGCTCGCTGCCGGAAGCCTGGCCACCGTGCGCGACCTGATCACCCGAACCCGTAAGTTCCCGCACCTCGGCTGGCGTGTGGACGCCGTGTGCACCACGGACGGTCTCGGGGCCGAGGGTGACCAACTCGACGGAGTCCGGGTCGTCGGCCGCCTGGCGGACGTCGCGAGCCACGTCCGCCGCGACGGCTACCGTGTCGTCGCGGTCACACCGGACCCGCACTGGTCACCCGACCGGCTGCAACGGCTGGCCTGGAACCTCGAAGGCAGCGACGCCGAGATGATCGTGGCCCCCGTGCTGATGGAGGTGGCCGGTCCGCGGCTGCACGTCGACGCGGTGCTCGGGATCCCGCTGCTGCGGGTCAGCATGCCGACCTTCACCGGGGGCCGCCGCGCGGTCAAGGGGGTCGTCGACCGGATGGGCGCGGTGATCCTGCTGCTGCTGTTCGCTCCGCTGATGACGATCGTCGCGCTGCTCGTGCTGATGGACAGCCGGGGTGGGGCGTTCTACCGCCAGCGCAGGGTCGGCAAGAACGGCCGCGAGTTCACCATTCTCAAGTTCCGCACCATGGTCGCCGGAGCCGACGGGGCGCGTGCCGAGCTGGCCGACCGCAACGAGGGTGCCGGCCTGCTGTTCAAGCTCCGCCGGGACCCACGGGTGACCCGGCTGGGAGCGGTGCTCCGCCGGTACTCGATCGACGAACTCCCGCAGCTCTTCAACGTACTCACCGGATCGATGTCGCTCGTCGGTCCGCGGCCCCCGTTACCGGAGGAGTCCGCCGCGTACGGCCCGGACATCCGGCGACGGCTGCTGGTCAAGCCCGGACTCACCGGCCTGTGGCAGATCAGCGGACGCAGTGACCTGTCGTGGGATGAGGCGGTTCGACTGGACCTGCGGTACGTGGAGGACTGGTCGCTCGCCCTGGACACAGTGATCTTGTGGAAGACGCTGCGTGCGGTGCTCTACGCGCAGGGGGCCTACTGA
- a CDS encoding Smr/MutS family protein: MSSQLTAAGGSTLLTLDLHPIFRNNRDIELSLRQIVFQAKRTGEPVVQIIHGKGTGQLKGRVLAFLGQKHIRKLYDRVEIDTANTGRILVHFAPRP, translated from the coding sequence GTGTCGTCACAGCTGACGGCGGCGGGAGGCAGCACCTTGCTGACATTGGATTTGCACCCGATCTTCCGGAACAACCGCGACATCGAACTCTCGCTGCGGCAGATCGTCTTCCAGGCGAAACGCACAGGGGAGCCCGTCGTGCAGATCATTCACGGGAAGGGCACGGGACAGCTCAAGGGGCGCGTCCTCGCGTTCCTCGGCCAGAAGCACATCAGGAAGCTGTACGACCGCGTGGAGATCGACACGGCGAACACGGGCCGAATCCTGGTCCACTTCGCGCCACGCCCCTGA
- a CDS encoding VanZ family protein has protein sequence MISDAPDRALSTDPLALSKGTALFALVFGGHRLYLLLTALVSTAVLGGVAFALRGRSDRPWTYAAWAATTTATLFLTLWFRPVGTGAVKCTVSKDVWESFGTTQGWMNVALFVPIGFLGVRAARRPVPPLLLSVLLACAIETCQACLPVIGRYCDTSDFTTNVAGAVVGAGVGVLSLRLAGSRLSPWPTRHRGLQAVTGVGFLAVTVVLTSVVDMRVVDHAEPSRPASAEQRAVIEQAVRKALGDDVRIGRVRDNTPCGVDGMNEEVWAELEPSGVAFMSWPDPDRVRVDVSTGPSTETAAAGTPIPGSTGPVHDAAAAERAAGRYVAVRYPTADTKRPVVDRADDGTDGTWTATYPYRDDRLRAVTSLQVTVNRAGRLLGVRLAATAGAGPDTKSGASCG, from the coding sequence GTGATCTCCGACGCGCCCGATCGCGCGCTGTCGACCGATCCCCTCGCGCTGTCGAAAGGCACGGCCTTGTTCGCTCTCGTCTTCGGAGGACACCGGCTCTACCTCCTCCTCACCGCCCTGGTCTCCACGGCGGTGCTGGGCGGCGTCGCGTTCGCCCTGCGTGGCCGTTCGGACCGGCCCTGGACCTACGCGGCGTGGGCGGCCACCACGACGGCCACCCTGTTCCTGACACTCTGGTTCAGACCCGTCGGTACGGGCGCGGTGAAGTGCACCGTGAGCAAGGACGTGTGGGAGTCGTTCGGGACGACGCAGGGCTGGATGAACGTCGCCCTGTTCGTGCCCATCGGCTTCCTCGGCGTCCGTGCGGCCCGGCGTCCGGTGCCGCCGCTGCTGCTGTCCGTCCTCCTGGCGTGCGCGATCGAGACCTGCCAAGCCTGCCTTCCCGTCATCGGCCGTTACTGCGACACCAGTGACTTCACCACCAACGTCGCGGGCGCCGTCGTGGGCGCGGGCGTCGGGGTCCTGTCCCTCCGCCTCGCCGGTTCACGGCTGTCGCCCTGGCCCACGCGTCACCGCGGGCTCCAGGCCGTGACCGGGGTGGGATTCCTGGCCGTCACCGTCGTGCTCACGTCCGTCGTCGACATGCGGGTCGTCGACCACGCCGAGCCGAGCCGACCGGCTTCCGCGGAACAGCGGGCGGTGATCGAACAGGCCGTCCGCAAGGCGCTGGGCGACGACGTGCGGATCGGCCGCGTCCGCGACAACACGCCGTGCGGGGTCGACGGGATGAACGAGGAGGTGTGGGCGGAGCTGGAACCGAGCGGGGTCGCCTTCATGAGCTGGCCGGACCCGGACCGGGTCCGCGTCGACGTATCGACGGGGCCCAGCACCGAGACCGCAGCGGCCGGGACACCCATCCCGGGCTCCACCGGGCCGGTGCACGACGCGGCCGCCGCCGAGCGGGCCGCGGGCCGGTACGTGGCCGTGCGCTACCCCACCGCCGACACGAAGCGGCCCGTGGTGGACCGTGCCGACGACGGCACGGACGGGACGTGGACCGCGACGTACCCCTACCGTGACGACCGCCTGCGGGCCGTGACGTCGCTTCAGGTGACGGTGAACCGGGCCGGACGCCTCCTCGGCGTCCGCCTGGCCGCGACCGCCGGCGCCGGCCCGGACACGAAGTCCGGCGCGTCCTGCGGCTGA
- a CDS encoding SpoIIE family protein phosphatase, with product MATLFQGHSGADEDPTPLTALGPVSLRPVLDGTSLTWEVRDAEAAGPGGWDLAVLETLFTHAPVDLYVLDSALRIVRCREDARRDSTATTGRDFFTTLDLIDPAEERTLALQVLTDGATALHRTVRAAPRSGIHRTTVYSMSYVRLEGTDGEVLGLVVSALDVTDREQALQRLRLLEEVRATVGTRLEVTAVCEEFADAVVPAFTGIVVVEVIEDVIRGEEPPLVPVSHDVPLRRVAFRGVVSARPVNDVHRLPDGTPFSRVLDDLRPRLVAVTEDSSWLSADPARASAIAQSEAHCLIVAPLTVRGQALGVVSFYRHRHEDPFDEDDIALASDVCAYTAHCIDNARRYTRERTIASTVKRRLLPQRASALSTVDVAAMHITGPGGGGAWYDVIELAGGRSALILGDVSGRGITTATTMGQLRTVIHALAALDLEPDELMARLSDTAGRLARERAALPTGDPLNQEPLTAGCLIVVYDAVDHTCVLVRAGLSEPYLVRPGSDGEIVCAPCGPVLAGPDPAPFPATEFPMPPGSILAIGNEDLPTSSTDLQELLRAGQRDPLDEVCDSLAYALRDRHETEKLVLLARVRGLPADQVLTVQLGEDLAAVPAARAAAREQMAVWGVGADDTFTTELIVSELVGNAVRYGAPPYRLRLIRNERLTCEVRDTGQSLPRLKHARTVDEGGRGLFIVATVAENWGIRYHPDGKTVWAQQRPGAAESA from the coding sequence GTGGCCACACTGTTCCAAGGGCACAGCGGCGCCGACGAGGACCCGACCCCACTGACCGCCCTGGGACCGGTGTCCCTACGACCGGTGCTCGACGGCACCTCGCTGACCTGGGAGGTCCGGGATGCCGAGGCGGCCGGCCCGGGCGGCTGGGACCTGGCGGTCCTGGAGACACTGTTCACCCACGCTCCGGTCGACCTGTACGTCCTGGACAGCGCCCTGCGCATCGTCCGCTGCCGGGAGGATGCCCGTCGCGACAGCACCGCGACGACCGGCCGGGACTTCTTCACCACGCTTGACCTCATCGACCCCGCGGAGGAGCGGACGCTGGCACTCCAGGTGCTCACCGATGGAGCGACAGCGCTGCATCGCACCGTGCGCGCCGCGCCGCGCAGCGGCATCCACCGCACGACGGTGTACTCCATGTCGTACGTGCGCCTGGAAGGTACGGACGGCGAAGTGCTCGGGCTGGTCGTCTCCGCGCTCGACGTGACCGATCGAGAACAGGCGCTGCAGCGGCTGCGACTGCTGGAGGAGGTGCGCGCCACCGTCGGCACCCGGCTCGAAGTCACCGCGGTGTGCGAGGAGTTCGCCGACGCGGTCGTACCGGCGTTCACGGGGATCGTGGTCGTCGAGGTCATCGAGGACGTCATCCGGGGCGAGGAACCCCCGCTGGTCCCCGTCAGCCACGACGTGCCGTTGCGGCGCGTGGCCTTCAGAGGCGTTGTATCGGCACGCCCGGTGAACGACGTACACCGGCTGCCTGACGGCACGCCGTTCTCCCGTGTGCTCGACGATCTGCGGCCCCGGCTCGTCGCCGTGACCGAGGACAGCTCCTGGCTCTCAGCCGACCCGGCTCGGGCGAGCGCGATCGCACAGTCGGAGGCGCACTGCCTGATCGTCGCTCCGCTCACCGTGCGGGGCCAGGCCCTCGGCGTCGTCAGCTTCTACCGGCACCGGCACGAGGACCCCTTCGACGAGGACGACATCGCGCTGGCCTCCGACGTATGCGCGTACACCGCGCACTGCATCGACAACGCCCGGCGCTACACACGCGAGCGAACCATCGCCTCGACCGTCAAGCGCCGCCTGTTGCCGCAGCGGGCATCCGCGCTGTCCACGGTGGACGTGGCCGCCATGCACATCACCGGGCCGGGCGGCGGCGGCGCCTGGTACGACGTCATCGAACTCGCGGGCGGGCGCAGCGCGTTGATCCTCGGTGACGTCTCCGGGCGAGGGATCACCACCGCCACCACCATGGGCCAGCTCCGCACGGTCATCCACGCCTTGGCCGCGCTGGACCTGGAGCCGGACGAACTGATGGCGCGGCTCAGCGACACCGCCGGACGGCTCGCCAGGGAGCGGGCCGCACTGCCCACCGGGGACCCCCTGAACCAGGAACCCCTCACCGCCGGCTGTCTGATCGTGGTCTACGACGCGGTCGACCACACATGCGTCCTCGTCCGCGCCGGCCTGTCCGAACCGTATCTGGTCCGGCCCGGAAGCGACGGAGAGATCGTTTGCGCGCCGTGCGGCCCGGTCCTGGCCGGACCCGACCCGGCCCCGTTTCCGGCCACGGAGTTCCCGATGCCTCCCGGCAGCATCCTCGCGATCGGCAACGAGGACCTGCCGACGTCGTCGACGGACCTCCAGGAACTGCTGCGGGCAGGTCAGCGGGATCCGCTGGACGAAGTATGCGACTCGCTCGCCTACGCGCTGCGCGATCGCCACGAGACGGAGAAGCTCGTTCTGCTGGCGCGGGTGCGGGGACTGCCCGCCGACCAGGTACTCACGGTGCAGCTGGGCGAGGACCTGGCGGCGGTGCCCGCCGCGCGTGCGGCCGCCCGTGAGCAAATGGCGGTGTGGGGGGTGGGCGCGGACGACACTTTCACCACGGAGCTGATCGTCAGCGAACTGGTCGGCAACGCGGTCCGCTACGGCGCCCCGCCGTACCGGCTGCGACTCATCCGCAACGAACGGCTGACCTGCGAGGTGCGCGACACCGGGCAGAGCCTCCCCCGTCTGAAGCATGCGCGCACGGTCGACGAGGGCGGGCGGGGCCTGTTCATCGTCGCGACCGTCGCGGAGAACTGGGGTATCCGCTATCACCCGGACGGCAAGACCGTGTGGGCGCAGCAGAGGCCGGGCGCGGCGGAGTCGGCGTAG